The following coding sequences are from one Geodermatophilus normandii window:
- a CDS encoding PhzF family phenazine biosynthesis protein, which translates to MASPGSVEYEVVDVFAPRAFAGNPLAVVFDADDLTTAQCQALANEFALSETSFLCAPTEPGASYRVRIFTPYAELPFAGHPSVGAAHTLVRTGRLAAGTLRQECGAGVLDVVVDEAGATLSGGRPTLEDGPDPAALARALGLSAADVVGLPASVAGCGLPFAVLAVHPGVVDRAVPDPAALAASGVGEGVSVLSWDGATAYARVFANDLHWGEDPATGSAALGTGVWLVASGLVAPEGTSAYTVRQGEAMGRPSVLSCTVTAEAGRATAATVAGAVVPVAAGRIRVPVRTPLPARPAPRGAGL; encoded by the coding sequence GTGGCGAGCCCCGGGTCCGTGGAGTACGAGGTCGTCGACGTGTTCGCGCCGCGGGCCTTCGCGGGCAACCCGCTGGCCGTCGTGTTCGACGCCGACGACCTGACCACCGCGCAGTGCCAGGCGCTGGCCAACGAGTTCGCGCTGTCGGAGACGTCGTTCCTCTGCGCGCCCACCGAGCCGGGCGCCTCGTACCGCGTGCGGATCTTCACGCCGTACGCGGAGCTGCCCTTCGCCGGGCACCCGAGCGTCGGCGCCGCGCACACGCTGGTGCGCACCGGCCGCCTGGCCGCGGGGACGCTGCGCCAGGAGTGCGGTGCCGGGGTGCTCGACGTCGTCGTCGACGAGGCCGGCGCCACGCTGTCGGGCGGGCGGCCGACGCTCGAGGACGGCCCCGACCCGGCGGCCCTGGCCCGGGCGCTGGGGCTGTCGGCGGCCGACGTCGTGGGGCTGCCCGCGTCCGTCGCCGGCTGCGGCCTGCCCTTCGCCGTCCTCGCCGTGCACCCCGGTGTCGTCGACCGCGCCGTCCCGGACCCCGCCGCGCTCGCCGCCTCCGGGGTGGGGGAGGGCGTCTCGGTGCTGTCGTGGGACGGCGCGACCGCGTACGCCCGCGTGTTCGCGAACGACCTGCACTGGGGCGAGGACCCGGCCACCGGCTCCGCGGCGCTGGGCACCGGCGTCTGGCTGGTCGCCTCGGGGCTGGTGGCGCCGGAGGGGACGTCGGCCTACACGGTGCGGCAGGGCGAGGCGATGGGGCGGCCGTCGGTGCTGTCCTGCACCGTCACCGCCGAGGCCGGCCGGGCGACGGCGGCCACGGTGGCCGGTGCGGTGGTGCCGGTGGCCGCCGGCCGCATCCGCGTGCCGGTGAGGAC
- a CDS encoding magnesium transporter MgtE N-terminal domain-containing protein, which yields MSTVTRAYVSRLAGLPVFDPNGDRVGRLRDVVVALRVGTANPRALGLVVEVVARRRIFVPMGRVTSVDPGAVVLGSGTLNLKRFEQRRGETLVLGELLDRTVTIRESGRPATVVDAGLEQLRTGDWEITRLAVQEPGRIGRRGQLHQLAWDEVSGLALPETGQGTETLLATYRELNAADLAHALQDLPIKRRHEVAEALSDQRLADVLGELPEAEQITILGTLEEARAADVLEEMDPDDAADLLAELSNVDRNRLLELMEPGEAEPVRQLLKYSEDTAGGIMTSEPVILTPDATIAEALARVREPELTPALASQVYVCRPPSATPTGRYLGLAHIQALLREPPSTLVSGVLDDLEPLRPEAPLTEVTRYFATYNLVAAPVVDEQGRLVGAVSVDDVLDHLLPEDWRERARRG from the coding sequence GTGAGCACGGTGACCAGGGCGTACGTCTCGCGGCTCGCCGGGCTCCCCGTCTTCGACCCCAACGGGGACCGGGTCGGGCGGCTGCGCGACGTCGTCGTGGCGCTGCGCGTGGGCACCGCGAACCCGCGGGCGCTGGGCCTGGTCGTGGAGGTCGTGGCGCGCCGCCGCATCTTCGTGCCGATGGGCCGGGTGACCAGCGTCGACCCGGGCGCGGTGGTGCTCGGGTCGGGCACGCTGAACCTCAAGCGCTTCGAGCAGCGGCGCGGCGAGACGCTGGTGCTCGGCGAGCTCCTCGACCGCACGGTGACCATCCGCGAGTCGGGCCGGCCCGCCACCGTCGTCGACGCGGGGCTCGAGCAGCTGCGCACCGGCGACTGGGAGATCACCCGCCTCGCCGTCCAGGAGCCCGGCCGCATCGGCCGCCGCGGGCAGCTGCACCAGCTGGCCTGGGACGAGGTGTCGGGCCTCGCGCTGCCGGAGACCGGCCAGGGCACCGAGACGCTGCTCGCCACCTACCGCGAGCTCAACGCCGCCGACCTCGCCCACGCGCTGCAGGACCTGCCGATCAAGCGGCGGCACGAGGTGGCCGAGGCGCTCAGCGACCAGCGGCTCGCCGACGTGCTCGGCGAGCTGCCGGAGGCCGAGCAGATCACCATCCTCGGCACCCTCGAGGAGGCCCGCGCCGCCGACGTCCTCGAGGAGATGGACCCCGACGACGCCGCCGACCTGCTCGCCGAGCTGTCCAACGTCGACCGCAACCGGCTGCTGGAGCTCATGGAGCCCGGCGAGGCCGAGCCGGTGCGCCAGCTGCTCAAGTACTCCGAGGACACCGCCGGCGGGATCATGACCAGCGAGCCGGTGATCCTCACGCCCGACGCGACGATCGCCGAGGCGCTGGCGCGTGTGCGGGAGCCCGAGCTGACCCCGGCGCTGGCCAGCCAGGTGTACGTGTGCCGGCCGCCGTCGGCCACCCCGACCGGGCGCTACCTGGGGCTGGCGCACATCCAGGCGCTGCTGCGCGAGCCGCCGTCGACGCTGGTCAGCGGCGTCCTCGACGACCTCGAGCCGCTGCGGCCGGAGGCCCCGCTGACCGAGGTCACCCGCTACTTCGCCACCTACAACCTGGTGGCCGCGCCGGTGGTCGACGAGCAGGGCCGGCTGGTGGGCGCGGTCAGCGTCGACGACGTCCTCGACCACCTGCTGCCCGAGGACTGGCGCGAGCGGGCCCGTCGTGGCTGA
- a CDS encoding DUF1003 domain-containing protein — translation MAEGRRLDVPRGSARSLGSYLRLDPDAVGRFAEGIARFLGTGRFLAVQTFIVVVWIALNVFAVRLRWDPYPFILLNLAFSTQAAYAAPLILLAQNRQADRDRVQAEEDRARAAQTRADTEYLARELAALRVAIGELATRDFIRGELTRLAPEASDEADRRERKARKKADRERHEPVA, via the coding sequence GTGGCTGAGGGCCGGCGGCTCGACGTCCCCCGCGGCTCGGCGCGCAGCCTCGGCAGCTACCTGCGGCTCGACCCCGACGCGGTCGGGCGGTTCGCCGAGGGCATCGCGCGGTTCCTCGGCACCGGCCGCTTCCTCGCCGTCCAGACGTTCATCGTGGTCGTCTGGATCGCGCTCAACGTCTTCGCCGTGCGGCTGCGCTGGGACCCCTATCCGTTCATCCTGCTCAACCTGGCCTTCTCCACCCAGGCCGCGTACGCGGCGCCGCTGATCCTGCTGGCGCAGAACCGGCAGGCCGACCGCGACCGCGTGCAGGCCGAGGAGGACCGTGCCCGGGCCGCGCAGACCCGCGCCGACACCGAGTACCTGGCCCGCGAGCTCGCCGCGCTCCGGGTGGCCATCGGCGAGCTGGCCACCCGCGACTTCATCCGCGGCGAGCTGACCCGGCTGGCCCCGGAGGCCTCCGACGAGGCCGACCGGCGGGAGCGCAAGGCGCGCAAGAAGGCCGACCGGGAGCGGCACGAGCCCGTCGCCTGA
- a CDS encoding AzlD domain-containing protein has product MSSGGLWTVVLVGSVGCYLLKLAGLSVPAAWVERPWVTRLVTFVPAALLAALVAVQAVTSGQDLVVDGRLAGLAVAAVALALRAPFIVVLVLAGATGALVHVVWG; this is encoded by the coding sequence GTGAGCAGCGGCGGGCTGTGGACGGTGGTGCTCGTCGGGTCGGTGGGCTGCTACCTGCTCAAGCTGGCCGGGCTCTCGGTGCCGGCGGCGTGGGTGGAGCGGCCGTGGGTCACCCGGCTGGTCACCTTCGTACCGGCCGCGCTGCTGGCCGCGCTGGTGGCGGTGCAGGCGGTCACGTCGGGGCAGGACCTCGTCGTCGACGGGCGCCTGGCGGGGCTCGCGGTCGCGGCGGTGGCGCTGGCGCTGCGCGCGCCGTTCATCGTCGTCCTGGTGCTGGCCGGCGCCACCGGGGCCCTCGTGCACGTCGTGTGGGGCTGA
- a CDS encoding AzlC family ABC transporter permease produces MPAPARTAVLRDAIGLGVAVGLYGVAFGAAADAAGLDPWQALAMSLLMFTGASQFALVGVLGAGGGGAAAIGSALLLGTRNTVYGVRLAPLLAPRGLLRRLGLAHWVIDETTALAVAAPDRGLARLGFLTGGATIYAVWNTTTLVGALGAGALGETAQAALDAVVPAAFLALLWPRLWPGAEEPAVARRVALGGAVVALALTPFVPAGVQVVTAVVAVALAGRPREAE; encoded by the coding sequence GTGCCCGCCCCCGCCCGGACCGCCGTCCTGCGCGACGCGATCGGGCTGGGCGTGGCCGTCGGCCTCTACGGCGTCGCCTTCGGTGCGGCCGCCGACGCCGCGGGCCTGGACCCCTGGCAGGCACTGGCCATGTCGCTGCTGATGTTCACCGGCGCCTCGCAGTTCGCGCTGGTCGGCGTCCTCGGTGCCGGCGGCGGCGGAGCGGCGGCCATCGGCAGCGCGCTGCTGCTGGGCACCCGCAACACCGTCTACGGCGTCCGGCTGGCGCCGCTGCTCGCGCCGCGCGGGCTGCTGCGCCGGCTCGGTCTGGCGCACTGGGTCATCGACGAGACGACCGCGCTGGCCGTGGCCGCTCCCGACCGCGGGCTCGCCCGGCTGGGCTTCCTCACCGGCGGCGCCACGATCTACGCGGTGTGGAACACCACCACGCTGGTCGGCGCGCTCGGGGCCGGCGCGCTGGGGGAGACCGCGCAGGCGGCGCTGGACGCCGTCGTCCCCGCCGCCTTCCTCGCCCTGCTCTGGCCGCGGCTGTGGCCGGGTGCCGAGGAGCCGGCCGTCGCCCGGCGGGTCGCGCTCGGCGGGGCGGTGGTGGCGCTGGCGCTCACGCCGTTCGTGCCCGCGGGCGTGCAGGTGGTGACCGCCGTCGTCGCGGTGGCACTCGCCGGCCGGCCCCGGGAGGCGGAGTGA
- a CDS encoding Mrp/NBP35 family ATP-binding protein produces MSDTLTGSPALDAVNAALATVQDPEINRPLTDLGMVKDVQIGVGGDPGAVRVEVYLTVAGCPMRETITNRVTTAVSAVPGVTSVQVGLDVMSDEQRAELRKTVRGTDAAEPVIPFAQPGSLTRVYAVASGKGGVGKSSVTVNLAASLAKRGLSVGVVDADIYGHSVPRMLGVEDKPTQVDNMIMPPQSMGVKVISIGMFTPGNTPVVWRGPMLHRALQQFLADVWWGDLDVLLLDLPPGTGDVAISIAQLLPNAEILVVTTPQQAAAEVAERAGAIATQTHQQVVGVIENMSWLELPDGTRMEVFGSGGGQAVSDALTRTLGARVPLLGQIPLDTRLREAGDAGAPIVLADPDTPAAQALAKVADSLAVRQRGLSGMSLGLTPVRR; encoded by the coding sequence ATGTCCGACACGCTGACCGGCTCGCCGGCGCTCGACGCCGTCAATGCCGCTCTGGCCACCGTCCAGGACCCGGAGATCAACCGTCCGCTGACCGACCTCGGGATGGTCAAGGACGTGCAGATCGGCGTCGGCGGCGACCCGGGCGCCGTGCGCGTCGAGGTCTACCTCACCGTGGCCGGCTGCCCGATGCGCGAGACCATCACCAACCGGGTGACCACCGCCGTCTCCGCCGTCCCCGGCGTGACCTCGGTGCAGGTGGGCCTGGACGTCATGAGCGACGAGCAGCGCGCCGAGCTGCGGAAGACCGTCCGCGGCACCGACGCCGCCGAGCCGGTCATCCCCTTCGCCCAGCCGGGCTCGCTGACCCGCGTCTACGCCGTCGCCTCCGGCAAGGGCGGCGTCGGCAAGTCCAGCGTCACGGTCAACCTGGCCGCCTCGCTGGCCAAGCGGGGCCTGTCGGTCGGCGTCGTGGACGCCGACATCTACGGCCACTCGGTGCCGCGCATGCTCGGCGTCGAGGACAAGCCGACCCAGGTCGACAACATGATCATGCCGCCGCAGTCGATGGGCGTGAAGGTCATCTCGATCGGCATGTTCACCCCCGGCAACACCCCGGTCGTCTGGCGCGGCCCGATGCTGCACCGCGCGCTGCAGCAGTTCCTCGCCGACGTGTGGTGGGGCGACCTCGACGTCCTGCTCCTCGACCTGCCGCCCGGCACCGGCGACGTCGCGATCTCCATCGCCCAGCTGCTGCCCAACGCCGAGATCCTCGTGGTGACCACTCCGCAGCAGGCCGCCGCCGAGGTGGCCGAGCGGGCCGGCGCGATCGCCACCCAGACCCACCAGCAGGTGGTCGGCGTCATCGAGAACATGTCGTGGCTCGAGCTGCCCGACGGCACCCGCATGGAGGTCTTCGGGTCCGGCGGTGGGCAGGCGGTCTCCGACGCGCTGACCCGCACCCTCGGTGCCCGGGTCCCGCTGCTCGGCCAGATCCCGCTCGACACCCGGCTGCGGGAGGCCGGCGACGCCGGTGCCCCCATCGTGCTCGCCGACCCCGACACCCCCGCCGCGCAGGCGCTGGCGAAGGTCGCCGACTCCCTGGCCGTGCGGCAGCGCGGGCTGTCCGGGATGTCGCTGGGGCTCACGCCCGTCCGCCGCTGA
- a CDS encoding twin-arginine translocase TatA/TatE family subunit: MFDSIGWGEIVVLALAALFIFGPERLPHLARDAAAGLKKVREAITGVRAQVDESLGDDLAGLRDLDLRKYHPKTFIRSQLFDDDAPPVRRGDSGTPGQAAGATAASLVKPASRPAVVAHDRSTPPPFDVDAT, translated from the coding sequence GTGTTCGACTCGATCGGCTGGGGCGAGATCGTCGTCCTGGCGCTCGCCGCGTTGTTCATCTTCGGGCCCGAGCGGCTGCCGCACCTGGCCCGGGACGCCGCGGCCGGGCTGAAGAAGGTGCGCGAGGCGATCACCGGGGTGCGCGCCCAGGTGGACGAGTCCCTCGGCGACGACCTCGCCGGCCTGCGCGACCTCGACCTGCGCAAGTACCACCCGAAGACGTTCATCCGCTCCCAGCTGTTCGACGACGACGCCCCGCCGGTGCGCCGCGGCGACTCCGGGACGCCCGGCCAGGCGGCGGGCGCGACCGCGGCGAGCCTGGTCAAGCCGGCCTCGCGGCCGGCCGTCGTCGCGCACGACCGCAGCACCCCGCCGCCGTTCGACGTCGACGCGACCTAG